A region from the Flexibacter flexilis DSM 6793 genome encodes:
- a CDS encoding LTA synthase family protein, producing the protein MRKILFLLQYYAFTILFFVVAKAIFLLYLHAQADALDVRTIGQLFWYGLRLDASFAAYWCMLPFLLIAVTDYTGQFYPKFLKIYTGIILFLMTLIVVADLEIYREWGSHLNATPLLYLASPREALAASGNAPMLLLVSIFVVFFGVFYWLFSRWLVWSWDKIKPSSWKFAPVFLLLTAMLIIPMRGGLQLIPINQSASYFSANRFANQAAVNAAWNLMHALTHRASKQNPYTFFSDNVAAQRVKNLYQNKSKNTNNQWIKVKNPNVLLIVWESATAKVFGSLGGEKGITPQFDSLAKQGILFSNCYASGDRSDKGLVSILSGFPAQPTTSIISYPDKTRHLPHLCADLRKEGYQTAFYYGGEPEFANMRSYFFNGGFEKIIGKNDFSAKDCNSKWGAHDHIVLNKMLADLNQRPNADKPFFYTLFTLSSHEPFEVPDEKPLTNASEEQLFLNAHRYTDRSIGAFVAQAQKQDWWKNTVVVIIADHGHRLPHESPNHAPEKFTIPMLWLGGALAVQDTVIQTVCNQTDLAATLLQQLHVQPQKPYAWSQNIATLAPENAFAFYAFNDGAGWIRPDSRRAWDNVGKSLIFEMGTPDTAATANLKAYEQRVFQEFLDK; encoded by the coding sequence ATGCGCAAAATTCTATTTTTGTTGCAATACTACGCCTTTACCATTCTGTTTTTTGTGGTAGCCAAAGCGATTTTCTTGCTGTATTTGCACGCGCAGGCCGATGCTTTGGACGTGCGCACCATCGGCCAACTTTTCTGGTATGGCTTGCGCCTTGATGCGTCGTTTGCGGCGTATTGGTGTATGTTGCCGTTTTTGCTTATTGCCGTAACCGATTATACGGGACAGTTTTATCCCAAATTCCTGAAAATTTACACGGGTATTATTTTGTTTCTGATGACGCTGATTGTGGTGGCAGACTTGGAGATTTACAGAGAATGGGGCAGCCATCTCAATGCCACACCGCTGCTGTATTTGGCTTCGCCACGTGAGGCTTTGGCCGCTTCGGGCAATGCACCTATGTTGTTGTTAGTGAGTATTTTCGTAGTATTTTTTGGCGTGTTTTATTGGTTGTTTAGTCGTTGGTTGGTGTGGTCTTGGGACAAAATAAAGCCAAGTTCTTGGAAATTCGCGCCTGTATTTTTGTTACTAACGGCTATGCTTATTATTCCGATGCGTGGCGGGCTACAACTCATTCCCATCAATCAAAGTGCCTCGTATTTTTCGGCTAATCGCTTTGCCAATCAGGCCGCCGTAAATGCGGCTTGGAACTTGATGCACGCCCTTACGCACCGTGCCAGCAAACAAAATCCTTATACTTTTTTTTCGGATAATGTAGCGGCGCAAAGAGTTAAGAATTTGTATCAAAATAAGTCAAAAAACACTAACAATCAGTGGATTAAAGTAAAGAATCCTAACGTCCTGCTCATCGTTTGGGAAAGTGCCACGGCCAAAGTTTTTGGGAGTTTGGGAGGCGAAAAAGGCATTACGCCACAGTTTGACAGTCTCGCCAAGCAAGGCATTTTGTTTAGTAATTGTTACGCTTCAGGCGACCGCAGCGACAAAGGTTTGGTGAGTATTTTGAGCGGATTTCCAGCCCAGCCAACTACGAGTATTATTTCTTATCCCGATAAAACCCGCCATTTGCCGCACTTGTGCGCCGACTTGCGCAAAGAAGGCTATCAAACAGCGTTTTATTATGGCGGTGAACCAGAATTTGCTAATATGCGTTCTTATTTTTTTAATGGTGGATTTGAAAAAATAATCGGTAAAAATGATTTTTCGGCCAAAGATTGCAACTCCAAATGGGGCGCACACGACCACATTGTACTAAATAAAATGCTGGCCGACCTCAACCAACGACCAAACGCAGACAAGCCATTTTTCTACACACTTTTTACGCTCAGCAGCCACGAACCGTTTGAAGTGCCCGACGAAAAACCATTGACTAACGCCAGCGAAGAGCAACTTTTTTTGAATGCGCATCGCTACACCGACCGCAGTATCGGGGCGTTTGTGGCGCAAGCCCAAAAACAGGATTGGTGGAAAAATACGGTAGTGGTGATTATTGCCGACCATGGCCATAGGCTGCCGCACGAGTCGCCGAATCATGCCCCCGAAAAATTCACGATTCCGATGCTTTGGCTTGGTGGCGCGTTGGCCGTGCAAGATACTGTCATTCAGACGGTTTGTAACCAAACTGATTTGGCCGCAACGCTTTTGCAACAGCTTCACGTTCAGCCACAAAAACCGTATGCGTGGAGCCAGAACATCGCGACACTTGCCCCCGAAAATGCTTTTGCGTTTTATGCGTTTAATGATGGCGCGGGCTGGATTCGCCCCGACAGCCGCAGGGCTTGGGACAATGTGGGCAAAAGTCTGATTTTTGAAATGGGCACACCTGATACGGCGGCTACCGCCAACCTGAAAGCCTACGAACAGCGTGTTTTTCAGGAGTTTTTGGATAAATAA
- a CDS encoding transglutaminase-like domain-containing protein, whose translation MMENSARYLAQTPILDYQNPAIAQLVKDQMWRTMPPVERVKAIYTFVRDQILFGYNASDQLKASQVLADGYGQCNTKATLLMALLRAADIPCRIHGFTIDKALQKGAISGIWYALSPQNILHSWVEVWVNDTWYFLEGVILDKKYLAALQKRNPDCQTFCGFGAYTDDLQQPPIDWNLNNTYIQDKGINQDFGVFDSPDQFYALHQQKLNWFKRLVFERVARHLINANVRSIRK comes from the coding sequence ATGATGGAAAATTCAGCTCGTTATTTAGCGCAAACGCCCATTTTGGATTATCAAAATCCAGCCATTGCCCAACTCGTAAAAGACCAAATGTGGCGCACAATGCCGCCAGTGGAACGCGTAAAAGCCATTTATACGTTTGTGCGCGACCAAATTTTGTTTGGGTACAATGCTTCCGACCAGCTCAAAGCCTCGCAAGTGTTGGCCGACGGCTATGGGCAATGCAACACGAAAGCCACTTTGCTCATGGCATTGCTGCGCGCTGCGGATATACCGTGTCGGATTCATGGATTTACGATAGACAAAGCCCTACAAAAAGGCGCGATTTCGGGCATTTGGTACGCACTTTCTCCCCAAAACATTCTGCACAGTTGGGTAGAAGTTTGGGTAAATGATACTTGGTATTTTCTGGAAGGTGTGATTTTGGACAAAAAATATTTGGCAGCCCTGCAAAAACGTAATCCTGATTGCCAAACATTCTGTGGCTTTGGGGCGTACACCGACGATTTGCAGCAGCCCCCCATCGACTGGAATTTGAATAATACCTATATTCAGGACAAAGGCATTAACCAAGATTTTGGCGTTTTTGACTCACCCGACCAATTTTATGCTCTTCACCAACAAAAACTAAATTGGTTCAAACGCTTGGTTTTTGAGCGAGTAGCCCGACACTTGATTAATGCCAATGTGCGCAGTATTAGGAAATAA
- a CDS encoding AI-2E family transporter, whose protein sequence is MFLLNKFTLKIAVLVALLLLVGWVFSNIVLYIVVSVILATILKPMVSGITHFKFLGVVGLPRVVAILIAYAVLLGVVTLLVVMFIPLVSNQLEMIEQIKMDKMLASIEEPINVLEKFLIKKQLVHDKQEGFMVDALEDHFLSDITALDASKVINHFINFTSQFFIGLLAVTFITFFLLYEKGILKRLFLSIVPNAYFEMTIAALYKIEKLLTNYLLGLLLQTFAIFTLTSTGLTIIGIEYAFTVAVFAAFINVIPYIGPFVGGLVAVIVGLTTAPLTWTGEQYGVLILQIIGVATIVHLIDNILLQPIIFSKTVKAHPLEIFVAIFAGASLAGVIGMVSAIPVYTVLRVSFTELANGYKRYQVFSRYQKPLL, encoded by the coding sequence ATGTTTCTACTCAATAAATTTACACTCAAAATTGCGGTGCTGGTGGCCTTGTTGTTGCTGGTCGGCTGGGTTTTCTCCAACATTGTTTTGTATATCGTCGTGTCCGTGATTTTGGCCACGATACTCAAACCAATGGTAAGCGGCATTACGCATTTCAAGTTTTTGGGAGTGGTCGGGTTGCCGCGCGTGGTCGCGATTCTGATTGCGTATGCGGTGCTGTTGGGTGTCGTAACGCTTTTGGTGGTCATGTTTATTCCGCTTGTTTCCAATCAGTTAGAAATGATTGAGCAAATCAAAATGGATAAAATGCTCGCTTCCATTGAAGAGCCAATCAATGTATTAGAAAAGTTTCTTATCAAAAAACAACTCGTACACGACAAGCAAGAAGGTTTTATGGTCGATGCGCTCGAAGACCATTTTTTGTCGGACATTACAGCCTTAGATGCCAGCAAAGTAATTAACCATTTCATTAATTTTACGAGTCAGTTTTTCATTGGGCTGTTGGCTGTTACGTTTATTACTTTCTTTTTGCTTTACGAAAAAGGAATTTTGAAACGGTTGTTTCTGTCCATCGTCCCCAATGCCTATTTTGAAATGACGATTGCCGCGCTTTACAAAATCGAAAAACTTCTCACTAACTATCTGCTGGGCTTGCTGTTACAGACTTTTGCCATTTTTACATTGACTTCTACGGGGCTGACCATCATCGGGATAGAATACGCCTTTACGGTAGCTGTTTTCGCCGCTTTTATCAACGTAATTCCGTACATCGGGCCGTTTGTGGGCGGACTGGTGGCTGTGATTGTGGGACTTACCACCGCGCCTCTGACTTGGACGGGCGAACAATACGGCGTTCTGATTCTGCAAATTATTGGGGTGGCAACTATTGTACACCTCATCGACAATATTTTGTTACAGCCTATCATTTTTTCTAAAACCGTCAAAGCGCATCCGTTGGAAATATTTGTAGCCATTTTTGCGGGAGCGTCGCTTGCTGGCGTGATTGGCATGGTGTCGGCGATTCCTGTTTATACGGTGTTGCGCGTGTCTTTTACGGAGCTGGCCAACGGTTACAAACGCTATCAGGTGTTTAGCCGATACCAAAAACCATTACTATAA
- a CDS encoding head GIN domain-containing protein, with protein sequence MKKWFWLAAFALATCSNPDAPDCLKSTGHTKQISREVADFQRIVIDDNIDLYVTADTAVSLRLEGGENLLPSIKTDVNNGTLYIANHNKCNWVRTYKRKLKVFLHVKNLYEITQKGFGNIMFTNQLKTDNFTLNIYGVSEVDANINAQNFYTDINSLGTLRLSGQSNYAKFSLDKTPKLHTENFVVKSAYVHQGAETNITINCSDKLEGQILSTGNIFYKHNPVLAIVRKGEGQAIKID encoded by the coding sequence ATGAAAAAATGGTTTTGGTTGGCGGCTTTTGCCCTTGCCACGTGTAGCAACCCCGACGCGCCCGACTGCCTGAAAAGTACAGGACATACCAAACAAATCAGCCGTGAAGTAGCAGATTTTCAGCGTATTGTGATAGACGACAATATAGACCTGTACGTTACCGCCGACACCGCCGTTAGTTTGCGCCTCGAAGGTGGCGAAAACTTGCTTCCGTCCATCAAAACCGACGTAAACAATGGCACGCTGTACATCGCCAACCACAACAAATGCAATTGGGTTCGCACTTATAAGCGTAAACTCAAGGTGTTTTTGCACGTAAAAAATTTATACGAAATCACGCAAAAGGGTTTTGGTAATATCATGTTTACCAATCAATTAAAGACCGATAATTTTACGTTGAATATTTATGGCGTGTCGGAAGTGGATGCCAATATTAATGCCCAGAATTTTTATACGGACATCAATAGTTTGGGCACATTGCGTCTGAGCGGGCAAAGCAATTACGCCAAATTTAGTTTGGATAAGACCCCCAAACTGCACACCGAAAATTTTGTAGTGAAAAGCGCGTATGTCCATCAAGGTGCCGAAACTAATATTACGATAAACTGTTCGGACAAACTGGAAGGGCAAATCCTGAGCACAGGTAATATTTTCTACAAACACAATCCTGTACTTGCTATCGTGCGCAAAGGCGAAGGCCAAGCCATTAAAATCGACTAA
- a CDS encoding 3-hydroxyacyl-CoA dehydrogenase NAD-binding domain-containing protein, producing MTNVKTIAVIGAGTMGQGIAQVAAAAGFETLLFDAQASMAQKALATIESHLAKAVSLQKITAQQQAETFSRIRVVEELAQVKADCIIEAIVERLDIKKTLFAQLEAQNSAQTILASNTSSISVTQIAQGLQHPERVVGMHFFNPAHLMKLVEVISGAATAPYYAQQVYELAQRMGKTPVMAKDAPGFIVNRVARPFYTESLKLAEEKVADIADIDRLLESAGFRMGAFKLMDMIGMDVNFAVTSSLYAGFHQEPRFRPNRLQQQKVDAGHLGRKTGKGFYDYE from the coding sequence ATGACAAACGTAAAAACGATTGCAGTTATTGGCGCAGGCACAATGGGACAAGGGATTGCCCAAGTGGCCGCTGCCGCAGGCTTTGAAACATTGCTCTTTGATGCACAGGCTTCTATGGCACAAAAAGCCCTTGCCACCATCGAAAGCCATTTGGCCAAAGCCGTGAGTTTGCAGAAAATAACTGCCCAGCAACAAGCCGAAACATTTTCTCGCATTCGGGTAGTAGAAGAGTTGGCGCAAGTGAAAGCCGATTGCATTATAGAAGCCATCGTGGAGCGGCTCGACATCAAGAAAACACTTTTTGCGCAGCTCGAAGCCCAAAACTCCGCCCAAACGATTTTGGCTTCCAATACCTCCTCTATTTCCGTAACGCAAATTGCGCAAGGTTTGCAGCACCCCGAAAGAGTCGTAGGAATGCACTTTTTCAATCCTGCGCACCTGATGAAACTCGTGGAAGTGATTAGCGGCGCGGCCACTGCTCCGTACTATGCCCAGCAAGTGTACGAACTGGCGCAGCGCATGGGCAAAACGCCTGTCATGGCCAAAGATGCGCCAGGCTTTATTGTGAATCGGGTGGCGCGGCCATTTTATACCGAATCGCTGAAACTGGCGGAAGAAAAGGTGGCCGACATCGCCGACATTGACCGACTGTTGGAGTCGGCGGGTTTTCGGATGGGCGCGTTCAAACTCATGGACATGATTGGCATGGACGTAAATTTTGCCGTTACCAGTTCGCTGTACGCAGGTTTTCACCAAGAGCCGCGCTTCAGACCCAACCGCCTACAACAACAAAAAGTAGATGCGGGACATTTAGGCCGTAAAACGGGCAAAGGTTTTTATGACTATGAATAA
- a CDS encoding helix-turn-helix transcriptional regulator: MTMNKQLYFGGYWGLFVGTFEENLPHRHYATQISVSSGAAIGIVSEMQTQTFEACLIKGNVLHQFQCPDLHLLLLISPTSSVGHFLNSLTSSNVAAMPATHAQFLQEILNALVNKKIDFGQLVEQVNQWLEGLRCQCQTNDHWNEDRITKAILFLEQNFNRVVSLSEIADYCHLSESRFLHLFRAQTGISYRRFQLWNKMAASVRVLTTQSITQTAHEFGFTDSAHYCKIFKENFGFSPKFLAKI; encoded by the coding sequence ATGACTATGAATAAACAATTGTATTTCGGTGGCTACTGGGGTTTGTTTGTGGGCACATTCGAGGAGAATTTGCCGCATCGGCATTACGCCACCCAAATCAGCGTGAGCAGTGGCGCAGCAATTGGTATTGTGTCGGAAATGCAAACCCAAACTTTTGAGGCTTGCCTTATCAAAGGCAATGTGTTGCATCAGTTCCAGTGTCCAGATCTACATTTACTTTTACTCATTAGCCCTACTTCGTCGGTAGGGCATTTTCTTAATAGTCTGACCAGCAGCAATGTGGCGGCAATGCCCGCAACACACGCGCAATTTTTACAAGAAATATTAAACGCTCTTGTAAATAAAAAAATAGACTTTGGGCAGTTGGTGGAGCAAGTAAATCAATGGCTTGAGGGGTTGCGCTGCCAGTGCCAAACCAACGACCATTGGAACGAAGACCGCATCACGAAAGCCATTCTTTTTTTGGAACAAAACTTCAACCGCGTGGTTTCGCTTTCCGAGATTGCCGACTATTGCCATTTGTCCGAAAGCCGTTTTTTGCATTTGTTCAGGGCACAGACGGGCATTAGTTATAGGCGTTTTCAGCTTTGGAATAAAATGGCCGCATCCGTGCGTGTGCTTACGACTCAATCCATTACCCAAACGGCGCATGAATTTGGTTTTACGGATAGTGCGCATTACTGCAAAATCTTCAAAGAAAACTTTGGTTTTAGCCCCAAATTCTTAGCCAAAATATAG
- a CDS encoding AMP-binding protein, whose translation MKTAKTAQRSYVSGASNVPLLGQTIGENLRETVAKFPQRDALICVEQQYRATYAEFWEQVEQVAKAFLALHVRKGDRVGIWSPNRYEWVLVQYATARIGAILVNINPAYRAAELSYALTQSGISVLVSAVAFKDSNYKQMVQEAEEVCPELRKTIFFDENWDEFLQGTSHVSTHDLEAVEATLQFDEPINIQYTSGTTGFPKGATLTHHNILNNGYFIGQRLNYTELDRVCIPVPFYHCFGMVIGNLCCTSHGACMVVPSDSFEAAKTLYAVEKEKCTSLYGVPTMFIAELQHPDFEKYNLTSLRTGVMAGSPCPVEVMKQVQSRMYMREVGICYGMTETSPVSTQTKIGTPLEKQVSTVGTIHDHLEIKIIDPSTGQTMPRGVAGELCTRGYSVMLGYWNNPEATREAIDAGRWMHTGDLATMDEEGYINIVGRIKDLILRGGENIYPREVEEFLHKHEAVADVQVIGVPSEKYGEEVMAWVKLKEGYNLTAEDLQVYCKAHIARYKIPKYWKFVDGFPMTVSGKVRKIAMREESIAELGLEHVAKIKTS comes from the coding sequence ATGAAAACAGCAAAAACCGCACAACGCTCGTATGTAAGCGGGGCAAGCAATGTTCCCTTACTCGGCCAAACGATTGGCGAAAACTTGCGCGAAACCGTTGCCAAATTTCCGCAACGCGATGCGCTTATATGCGTAGAACAACAATATAGAGCCACTTACGCCGAATTTTGGGAGCAAGTGGAGCAAGTGGCCAAAGCGTTTTTGGCTTTGCACGTGCGCAAAGGCGACCGCGTCGGGATTTGGTCGCCCAACCGATACGAATGGGTACTGGTGCAATACGCCACCGCACGCATCGGAGCTATTTTGGTGAATATAAACCCCGCTTACAGAGCTGCCGAACTTTCGTATGCACTCACGCAGTCGGGGATTTCGGTATTGGTTTCTGCCGTAGCTTTCAAAGACAGCAACTACAAACAAATGGTGCAAGAAGCCGAAGAGGTTTGTCCAGAGCTGCGCAAAACCATCTTTTTTGATGAAAATTGGGACGAGTTTTTGCAAGGCACAAGCCACGTTTCTACGCACGATTTGGAAGCCGTAGAAGCTACTTTGCAATTCGATGAACCCATAAACATTCAATACACGTCAGGCACGACGGGCTTCCCGAAAGGCGCGACGCTTACGCACCATAACATTCTGAACAACGGTTATTTTATTGGCCAACGCCTCAACTATACGGAGCTTGACCGCGTGTGTATTCCTGTGCCGTTTTATCATTGTTTTGGCATGGTAATCGGTAATTTGTGTTGCACATCGCATGGGGCTTGTATGGTGGTTCCGTCGGATAGTTTTGAGGCCGCCAAAACGCTGTATGCCGTAGAAAAAGAAAAATGTACGTCGCTTTATGGCGTGCCTACAATGTTCATTGCTGAGCTACAACATCCTGATTTTGAGAAATATAACCTTACTTCTTTGCGCACTGGCGTGATGGCGGGTTCGCCTTGCCCTGTGGAAGTAATGAAGCAAGTGCAGTCTCGGATGTATATGCGCGAGGTTGGTATTTGCTATGGCATGACGGAAACTTCACCCGTTTCTACCCAAACCAAAATCGGCACGCCACTGGAAAAACAAGTAAGTACCGTTGGTACGATTCACGACCATTTAGAAATAAAAATCATTGACCCAAGCACAGGCCAAACCATGCCGCGCGGCGTGGCTGGTGAGCTTTGTACACGTGGCTATTCAGTAATGTTGGGTTATTGGAATAATCCAGAAGCTACGCGCGAGGCCATAGACGCAGGCCGCTGGATGCACACTGGTGATTTGGCTACGATGGACGAGGAAGGTTATATCAATATCGTTGGCCGCATCAAAGATTTGATACTACGTGGCGGCGAGAATATTTATCCGCGCGAAGTGGAAGAGTTTTTGCACAAACACGAAGCCGTTGCCGACGTGCAAGTAATCGGTGTGCCAAGCGAAAAATATGGTGAAGAAGTAATGGCTTGGGTCAAACTCAAAGAAGGTTATAATCTGACGGCAGAAGATTTGCAGGTCTATTGCAAAGCGCACATCGCACGTTACAAAATCCCGAAATATTGGAAATTCGTGGACGGCTTCCCGATGACGGTTTCGGGCAAAGTACGTAAAATCGCCATGCGCGAAGAGTCTATCGCCGAACTGGGTTTGGAGCACGTCGCCAAAATCAAAACGTCATAA
- the purN gene encoding phosphoribosylglycinamide formyltransferase, whose protein sequence is MNQSNPKRIAIFCSGSGSNAQKIMEHFQENDFGKVVLLLANTPKAYALERAKALNVETFVFSRTDFYQTDAVLEQLRRVEADVLVLAGFLWLVPSNLIAAFPQRIINIHPALLPKFGGKGMYGHHVHEAVKAAAETESGMTIHLIDQEYDKGQVLFQAKCSIAATDTPEDIGAKVLRLEHAHFAPTIEAYLKQM, encoded by the coding sequence ATGAACCAATCCAACCCCAAGCGTATCGCTATTTTTTGTTCGGGTTCGGGCAGCAATGCCCAAAAAATAATGGAGCATTTCCAAGAAAATGATTTTGGAAAAGTAGTGTTATTGTTGGCCAACACGCCCAAAGCCTACGCGCTGGAACGCGCCAAAGCCCTAAACGTAGAAACTTTTGTGTTTTCGCGCACGGATTTTTACCAAACAGATGCGGTGCTGGAGCAGTTGCGACGCGTGGAAGCGGATGTGTTGGTGTTGGCTGGTTTTTTGTGGCTTGTACCCAGCAATTTGATAGCGGCTTTCCCGCAACGAATTATTAATATTCACCCTGCTTTGTTGCCCAAATTTGGCGGAAAAGGAATGTATGGCCATCACGTACACGAGGCTGTAAAAGCCGCTGCCGAAACAGAATCTGGCATGACGATTCATCTCATAGACCAAGAATACGACAAAGGTCAAGTGTTGTTTCAGGCCAAATGTAGCATTGCGGCCACCGACACGCCCGAAGACATTGGCGCGAAAGTGTTGCGCCTCGAACACGCACATTTTGCCCCGACCATCGAGGCGTATTTGAAACAAATGTAG
- the guaA gene encoding glutamine-hydrolyzing GMP synthase, whose translation MVQQAQILILDFGSQYTQLIARRVRELQVYCEIHPYNKVPTNLQNVQGLILSGSPHSVREPEAPQVDLSAFRGRIPVLGVCYGAQLLAQTNGGQVLPSTIREYGRALLSEIDQQNPLTQGLSPNSQVWMSHGDTIVQLPENAQLIAQTPSVRVAAYQLAGEQTFGIQFHPEVTHSTEGKTLIQNFVYDICGCSPNWTPASFVESTVAELREKLGTDKVILGLSGGVDSSVAAVLLHKAIGQNLHCIFVDNGLLRKDEFEQVLHSYKDMGLNVKGVDAKQRFYDALAGLTDPEAKRKAIGRVFVEVFDDESHQVTDARWLGQGTIYPDVIESVSVKGPSATIKSHHNVGGLPDYMKLKVVEPLNTLFKDEVRLVGKSLGIDPNILNRHPFPGPGLAIRILGDITPEKVAILQEADAIFIGLLKEKGLYDKVWQAGAILLPVQSVGVMGDERTYERVVALRAVTSVDGMTADWSHLPYEFLALVSNEIINKVKGINRVVYDISSKPPATIEWE comes from the coding sequence ATGGTACAACAAGCTCAAATTCTCATTCTTGATTTTGGCTCTCAGTACACCCAACTGATAGCCCGTAGGGTTCGCGAACTGCAAGTGTATTGCGAAATCCATCCTTACAACAAAGTCCCCACCAATCTCCAGAACGTGCAGGGACTCATTCTTTCGGGAAGCCCCCATTCGGTGCGCGAACCTGAAGCCCCCCAAGTAGATTTAAGTGCGTTTAGAGGCCGAATCCCTGTGCTGGGCGTGTGTTATGGGGCGCAACTTTTGGCGCAAACCAACGGCGGACAGGTGCTGCCTTCTACCATCAGAGAGTATGGCCGTGCGTTGCTCTCCGAAATTGACCAACAAAATCCCCTGACCCAAGGCCTTTCGCCTAACTCCCAAGTCTGGATGTCGCACGGTGATACCATCGTACAACTACCCGAAAACGCTCAACTCATTGCCCAAACGCCTTCCGTGCGCGTGGCTGCCTACCAACTGGCGGGCGAGCAAACCTTCGGAATCCAATTCCACCCAGAAGTAACGCATTCTACCGAAGGCAAAACATTAATCCAAAATTTCGTGTACGACATTTGCGGTTGCTCGCCCAACTGGACTCCAGCTTCTTTTGTGGAAAGCACGGTGGCCGAATTGCGCGAAAAACTCGGTACAGACAAAGTGATTTTGGGACTTTCGGGCGGCGTGGACTCGTCGGTGGCGGCGGTGCTTTTGCACAAAGCCATTGGCCAGAACCTGCATTGTATTTTCGTGGACAACGGCCTTTTGCGCAAAGATGAATTTGAGCAAGTGCTTCATTCTTACAAAGATATGGGGCTAAACGTGAAGGGCGTAGATGCCAAACAGCGTTTTTATGATGCCCTCGCTGGCCTTACCGACCCCGAAGCCAAACGCAAAGCCATTGGCCGCGTGTTTGTGGAGGTGTTCGATGACGAGTCGCACCAAGTAACCGATGCGCGTTGGCTCGGGCAAGGCACGATTTACCCCGACGTAATCGAGTCGGTTTCCGTAAAAGGCCCTTCGGCTACCATCAAAAGCCATCACAACGTAGGCGGTTTGCCCGACTACATGAAACTCAAGGTGGTAGAGCCGCTCAACACGCTGTTCAAAGATGAGGTGCGTTTGGTAGGCAAATCCTTGGGCATTGACCCGAATATCCTGAACCGTCACCCGTTCCCAGGGCCGGGGCTTGCCATTCGTATTTTGGGCGATATTACCCCCGAAAAAGTGGCTATTTTGCAGGAAGCCGATGCCATTTTTATTGGTTTGCTCAAAGAAAAAGGCCTTTACGACAAAGTATGGCAAGCGGGTGCCATCTTGTTGCCAGTGCAAAGCGTGGGCGTAATGGGCGACGAGCGTACTTATGAACGCGTGGTGGCCTTGCGTGCCGTAACCAGTGTGGACGGCATGACTGCCGACTGGTCGCATTTGCCGTATGAGTTTTTGGCGTTGGTTTCTAACGAAATCATCAATAAAGTAAAAGGCATTAACCGCGTCGTTTACGATATTAGCTCTAAGCCGCCCGCTACGATTGAGTGGGAATAA